Part of the Bdellovibrionales bacterium genome is shown below.
TTGTAGTTTCAAGTGCTTTCTGAGGACTGTTCACCTGTTGGATCTGTATCAAATTCAAAAGATTGCGGTCGGTAGGTCCCTCAATCTCTATGGCCTTCTGTGCGTGGCTCTCCGCCAATTCAGGTTGACTTGCTTGCAGGTAAAGCTGGGCGATTTTCGTATGAGCCTGGACATTCCATGGTTGGACATCCAAGAGTCTCTCCAGCACTGCGATGGCGCTCTTCGCTTCTCCTTGATCGGACAGCTGTCGAGCCCTTTTGAGTGACCACCGCGCCTGATGTTCGTGATTTTGAAATCGGGGTTCCCTTAGGGATTGGCTTGAGGCGAGTGCCACTCGACAACTCCCTCTTTCTCTGGGTGGAGAGCTGTCCCAGTTCGGTTGACCATGGACATAGCCACCAGAGACTAAAAAAACGAAAATAATCAAAGAAATATTTACATGTACAAATTCACCTTTGTGGTAATCAGATCCTCTACATGAAGTCTGGAAGGTTGAAAATTGATAGCATGAAATTAACATGCCAAGTTGGTGGCTTGGGTTGGGTCGCGAAGATAAAAGAATTATTTTACCCTAAGTTCTCATCAGGCATTTTGAAACCGCTTGACTCCAAAACGTCTTATGGAGTCAAGATGGAGAAAAAGCCGCCGGGAATTTGCAGTCGAAAAGAATGAGGAATGTATCTATGATCGATATCAAGGCTCTCGAGAAAAGCGAACAAGTGGATGGGTTGGGAAGGTCTTATTCCGAGGCCTACCGTGAATCCTTAAAGAACCGCGGCGAAGACGGCTCTCTTGTGGATCAACTACTCAGTTTGAATAGCGAACGAAAGGCACTTGTTACTCAAGCTGAACAGGCCCGAGCCGAACAAAATCGGGTTGGCCTTGAAATCGCAAAGAGAAAGAGAGCCGGAGAGAATGCCGACGTACTATTGTCTGAAATGCAGAAACTGAGTTCACAGATCAAAGAAATGACTGAGTTGTCAGTCTCCAAAGAAGCGGAGCTAAATGAGAAGCTCTCGCGGCTGCCAAATATTTGTCATCACTCCGTGCCAATCGGTAAGGGTGAGGAGAATAATCTTGAAATTCGCCTCGTTGGTGAAATTCCCAAATTTGCGTTTAAGGCAAAAGACCATATTGAACTTGGCGAAGCCCTGGGTATTATTGATTTTGAGCGTGGCGGAAAAGTAACAGGTGCGAGATTTACCTTTCTGCGTTCGGCAGCCTCGGCCCTTGAAAGAGCACTCATTCAGTTTATGATGAATGTTCACACGCTTGAGCACGGCTACGAAGAGATGATTCCCCCTTTTATTGTGAATAGCCAAAGCCTGTTTGGCACTGGGCAGTTTCCAAAGTTTCGAGAGGACGTCTTTCATTTGGAGAACACGGACTACTATCTCGTACCCACAGCGGAGGTTCCCGTAACTAACTATTTTGCGGGTGAAGTTTTGGAAGAATCCCAGTTGCCTCTTCGCTTCTGTGCTTACAGCCCCTGTTTTCGGTCAGAGGCCGGTTCCTACGGTAAGGACACGAAAGGACTGATTCGACAGCATCAATTTAATAAGGTTGAACTGGTCACTTTCTCTCATCCCGACAAGTCTTATGAAATGCATGAGGCTCTTACATCGCATGCAGAACGCATACTCCAGAAACTGGAGCTTACGTACAGGCTTGTCTCTCTTTGTTCCGGTGACATTGGTTTTGGTGCGGCAAAGTGCTACGACCTCGAAGTCTGGTTGCCGGGGCAGGAGAAATTTCGGGAAATTAGTTCCTGTTCTAACTTCGAAGACTTTCAGTCCAGGCGGGCTGATATTCGTTTTCGCCCTGCAGGAGCCAAAGCCAAGCCCAGATTTGTTCATACCCTCAATGGTTCTGGTTTGGCAGTTGGCCGGACCTTGATAGCCATCATCGAGAACTACCAGCAGGAAGATGGTTCTATCCTCATTCCAAAGGTCCTTCAGCCCTATATGGGGGGGAGAGAAGTTATAGGTTCGGCGGCTAGGAGCTAACTTTGGTACGGTATCGGGTAAGGCATCAGGTACGGCATCAGGTGCGGCAGCAATTTTTGTGGCTTCAGACGCAACGCGCCTTTAAATCGAGAACATTCCGCCCAGGGAACAGAAATCAATTGCCAGGCTGGACTTCACTTCGTAACTTGCCCGACGGGATTTCTGCTTCTGTTGTCGCGCCAAAGTTGAAAACTCAACTGCTGCATGTTAAGTAGTCTGACCGAATTCGTACAGTTTCAGGTTGAGGAGAGGTGGCTGAGCGGTTGAAAGCACCGGTCTTGAAAACCGGCAGACCTTTGCGGGTCTCGTGAGTTCGAATCTCACCCTCTCCGCCACTTCGAACCAATTAAGCATCTGAAATCAAAAATGAAAATTTAAAGTCGCAAGACCGAGAGCAGATGTTCTTGTCAGACTTGGTTCTACGGTTCTGGTTCTACGGTTCTCCGGTAAAAGGCTCCAAGTCACTAAACATTCAAATCACTAAGCATTCAAATCTCCCATGTGTTCTCTTCTCGCGGTAATGTTAAACGCAGCAAGCTGCCATAAAATTAAAATGAGAAGGATGGCCGTTTTTGAAAGGGCAATATCTTTCGATTCAAAAAGAACCTGTCCTGTTGCCTGGTTAGTTTCAACACGAGGCTTGTCCAGAAGATTGAATTGTATCCCGATTGACACTGTACCGGTCTTGCCGTTAATGGCTTCATTTTCTGTTGCTCGATGAATGTTCAGGGAAAAAATTGAAAAGAACAAAAGGAAAACCAACAAACTGAGCGTTGAGATATAGGCAGTTCGCGAAGCCTTTCCAGTAATGTATTGTTCCCGTTCATCACGTTCTTTCAAGTTAGCTAAACGCTTTAAAGTTTTTTCTCGTGCTTCCGGCAATGCGACCAAGAGAACGAGAAATAGGATCAATACTGCGAACCACAACATCAAATTCCATGAGAGCAGCTCCCATATTGCTTTTGTTAGGAAGGGGGCATCTTTTAGAATTTCTTTCTCTGGACTAATGGTTCCCCAGGCCATGCATATGAAAACAAAAGGCAGGGTATAGACGAGATAGTTTTGGATATGATGAACGACTTTATTCATGGCGAGGTCCTTTCTCAAAAAATAGTTTTTCAATTCCAACTTTAAAAAATTTAGCTAAGCGAAAGGCAAGCTCCAGAGAGGGATTATAGCTTCCCTTCTCTAAGGCGATGATGGTTGCTCTTGTTACATCGACGGACTCGGCCAAATCTTGCTGAGTGAGACCCTTCTCAAATCTCAATTCCTGAATTCGGTTGTTAATAACCAGTTTTCCTTCAATGCGTGGCATGTGACCTTTCTCCATCGATTGCAATTGAATGTATAATAGACTGTACATTTAATGATGTCAAATAGACTTTACATTTCAAATAGTGAGTACGAAGGTGGACGCACAACTCAGTCAAATCAATAAGTTAGTTCAGGAAATAAGACTTTATAAAAACCGTTAAAGTTCTTGTAACGATAAATGGGAGGTTTCTATGAAGGATTTAAAGCTATGAAAAGATGTAGTGACATTGGCAGAGTTTAAGAGTCAGGCAGCCGCGCTTCTTGATCGAATCAACACTGCTTCACAGCCGCTATTAATAACCCAAAATGGCAAACCCGCAGGGGTCTTAGAAGAATCCTGGGTAAATGTCGATCTAATGCCAGAAGTGTTGAACATTTTATTCCTTGTGTGTTAGGTTTACTTAACTCATCGATGAGGACAGACCCCTCTGAGAGGTCAGAACGAACCGAAAGTGAGAAGTCGCAGGTCTTAGTAGTTCTGAACGGATAACCCACCCGACAGTGGCAATCAAGATCAGGGTTCTCCCTGAAAGCTGGATGGCACCACCTGCCGTCTTTCAGGTTCCAGCAGTTACAGACAGAAGAGAGTAGTTTATGAAACGCACGTTTGTAGAACGTGCGGGAGACATGATTGGTAAAGAGATTCGTCTGGTCGGATGGGTCTTTCGCTATCGCGCCCTCGCAAAGACAGTATTTATTGTCTTAAGA
Proteins encoded:
- the serS gene encoding serine--tRNA ligase encodes the protein MIDIKALEKSEQVDGLGRSYSEAYRESLKNRGEDGSLVDQLLSLNSERKALVTQAEQARAEQNRVGLEIAKRKRAGENADVLLSEMQKLSSQIKEMTELSVSKEAELNEKLSRLPNICHHSVPIGKGEENNLEIRLVGEIPKFAFKAKDHIELGEALGIIDFERGGKVTGARFTFLRSAASALERALIQFMMNVHTLEHGYEEMIPPFIVNSQSLFGTGQFPKFREDVFHLENTDYYLVPTAEVPVTNYFAGEVLEESQLPLRFCAYSPCFRSEAGSYGKDTKGLIRQHQFNKVELVTFSHPDKSYEMHEALTSHAERILQKLELTYRLVSLCSGDIGFGAAKCYDLEVWLPGQEKFREISSCSNFEDFQSRRADIRFRPAGAKAKPRFVHTLNGSGLAVGRTLIAIIENYQQEDGSILIPKVLQPYMGGREVIGSAARS
- a CDS encoding helix-turn-helix transcriptional regulator, which produces MNNRIQELRFEKGLTQQDLAESVDVTRATIIALEKGSYNPSLELAFRLAKFFKVGIEKLFFEKGPRHE
- a CDS encoding type II toxin-antitoxin system Phd/YefM family antitoxin; this translates as MAEFKSQAAALLDRINTASQPLLITQNGKPAGVLEESWVNVDLMPEVLNILFLVC